The sequence below is a genomic window from Saccopteryx leptura isolate mSacLep1 chromosome 3, mSacLep1_pri_phased_curated, whole genome shotgun sequence.
attcataagtcacaatctattctttctaacatgattaataagaagaaattctcctacaaacttaaccctttacgagggatatcatagccagcctcttatgtctatgagcccagttcaaggggcttacaggcttttctgtggaactcacaccctctgtctcatttccaaagaaattactatgaatctacagggaaagtacggtactattatccctgtgccataaatgatagcacacaccaagaaaaggggggatataaggccagattaattcaaaaaggtcaaaagggggaagtatcgttgtgcctttcccctgcggtgactttgtcaacccacagctgttagtcttcactgcggtgactttattaaccagcagccattggtcttcttctgctgtgactttgtcaaccagcagttatggatcttcttctgctgtgaccttgttagccagcactagtggatcaGCTCCCGACACCCACGCTGCGCCACAGATGTTCAGACCCTTGAAGACCAACATGTGTACATCCCATGTCCCCAGTGCCCCTCAGAGCTAAGGGCTTTATTGCTCAACATTCCCCTGCATTCCACCCTTGCTTGAGGTTGGGTCTACATTGCTTTCTCTCTTGCCAGTACTTGAGTACTctacaaaatgttttaattatcttttccagaatgttcaATTGTTTCAGTTAAAGATTGTTTTCCCAGAGTCACTAGAACATTCTGTGACCGTAATGCTATGCTGGGTGATCTCCCTCTTGGGTTAAACATCACCTGTAAGGTGATCACTTTCAGATTGACATCTGGACAAGAATCTCCACCTCTGGGGCCTCAGTATATCCACTTGCTATGTCAGGTGATGCAGGAGGTGAGACAGgatgattccttttttttaggtgagaggaggggagatagtgagacagactcctgcatgtgccccgatggaatctacccagcaaccccttcttGGGGctatgctcaagtactgagcgatttttagtgcctgaggctgatgtgctccagtggagctaacctcagtacctggggccacacttgaactaaTTGAACCACTGCTGtggcaggagaagagggagaaaaaggaggggggggggagaagcagatggttgcttctcctgtgtgtcccgcccaagaattgaacctggacatccatgtgctgggccagtgctctatccactgagccaatggccagggctaCAGGATGATTTCTCAGACCACACTGCACCCCCTACGGCCTGTGGAGCTGAAGTTCCCCTTTCCTGCGTGGTCACAGCTCTCACACCCACACCTTCCTGTTGGGGCAAACTCTGTTCCACCTCACAGCTGGACATTTTCCTCCTTGACACTGGGACCTGGACCTGCTCTGCCCTGTCAGATGCAGACATGgtgcccctgctgctgctgcccctgctgtggGGGGGTGAGTGGGCCCAGGGAGAGGAGGTacgaaggtgggggaggggtggtggttgCAGCTGAGGCTCTGTGTCCCCACAGGGTCCCTGCAGGAGCAGCCAGGCTATGAGCTGCGAGTGCAGGAATCGGTGAGGGTGCAGGAGGGTCTGTGCGTCCAAGTGCCCTGCTACTTCTCCTACCCAAGAAGTTCGTGGTATTCTTCAAGCACACTCTACACCTACTGGTACCAGGATGGGGACAACACAGGCCATAAAATTCTTGTGGCCACAAACAATGAAGTTAAATCAGTGAAGACAGAGTTCCGGAACCGATTCTTCCTCGCAGACCCCAAGACCAACGATTGTTCCCTGAGCATCAGAGATGCCAGGATGAGAGACACAGGAACCTACTTCTTTCGagtggagaaagaaaattatggaaaTTACAGTTACAAAGAAAAGAAGCTGAAATTGCAGGTGACAGGTATGAGTGGGGCCCAAATAGGACCCAGGGAATTGGGACCAGGTCTAGGAACAAGAACAGGACACTGGGACACTCCCTGATCCTGGCCTTGGGCCCAGGGTGGTCATTAGGGGCACAAGACCTGGGGTGTGTTTGGACCTGAATCATGGGCTCCTCTTAGGGTCACACTCTGGGTCTCCAAACACAATGGTTCAAgcgcctccctctctccccctcagcCCTGACAGACAAACCCGACATCCATATTCCGGAGCTTCTGGAGGCCGACCGCTCCACACAGCTGACCTGCAGCCTGCCGGGGGCCTGCGAAGGGGGAAGCCCTCTCACCTTCTCCTGGGTGGGGGATGCTCTTGACTCACTGAACCCTCAGACCCTCCTCTCCTCAGTGCTCACCTTCACCCCGAGGCCCCAGGACCATGGCACCAACCTCACCTGTCAGGTCAAATGCGCAGGATCTTCGGTGATCACACAGAGAACCATCTGGCTCAATGTCTTCTGTGAGTGTCTGAGGGATGGCTGGGTCCCTCGTGGTAGAGCGGCTGttgtgtgtacctgtgtgtgagtggtgtgtgtgtgtgtgtgtgtgtgtgtgtgtgtgtgtgtgtgtgtagaggaggCTGAGCTAGAGGACACTCGTGCATGGACCTGAGTGTAGGTGGGGGATGAGCAGAAGGACAGCAAGCCCACTTCCTGGTTGTCTCCACTTTCCTTGGGTTCAGGGTGACTTccatccactcctcccctctgaaGCAGAGCCATGTCTTTCTGTCCCAGATGCCCCCCGGCACCTCACCATAGGCATCTCCTTCAGAAATGTCACAGGTAGGAAAGAACCTTGCCCCAGTGAGGCTGGGATGTATCATTGGGTCAACCACGGAGCAAAGGGCTGAATCCGAGTTTCAATGGGTCAGATGTGGGAAGGGCAAGAATGAAAATcatcaccctccctccctcacctcttGTGAATGGGTCCCTGCACCTGTGTttcacttctcttctctctctctgaatttctCTCCCCAAAGCTCTCAAAATACTGCAAACAACCTTCTCGCTTACCATCCTGGAGGGCGAGGCTGTGCGGCTGCTCTGTGTGGCCAACAGCAACCCCCCTGCAGAGCTGAGCTGGTTCCGAGGGTCCCCAGCTCTGAATGCCACCCCCATCTCCAGCACCCCAACCCTGGAGCTGCCTCATGTGGGGACTGTGGAAGAAGGGGAATTCACCTGCCAGGCTCAGCACCCGCTGGGCTCCCAGCATGTTTCCTTCAGCCTCTCTGTGCAGAGTGAGTTGCAGGAAGGGTGCTGGGGGCaggctgcctggtcaggtgttggGGCTGTGGGTGCGACTGAGACCTGGGGACACAAAGTCACCGCCCTCTGCTCTTCCCCAggaagcccccctccccacagctgtGTGACTGAGGAGCAGCAGGGCTCCTGGCCCCTGGTCCTCACCCTGATCAGAGGGGCCCTCATGGGGGCTGGCTTCCTCCTCACCTATGGCCTCACCTGGCTCTACTACTCCAGGTGAGCAGGTCTCTATATGTAGGGAAGTTCTGTGATTGGCCCCAAGTTTCAGGTGGGGCTGGGCTCTCTGCCCGGCCTGGGGTTCAAGCTAACATGGCTGGACTCTGAGCCGATTTCTTGTTCGCTGTGCAGGTGTGTAGGTCCTCGAAGAACAAGGCCGACatcctgactgattctttttttgtgaagATGGGTCCGACATGTGGACACAAAGTCTAGAGGGATAGCCATGGAACATCCATGTCACCTTCTTTCTAAAAACTCTGGACTCACCTGTCTCAATTATACCCTTGGAATTTTGATTTCTGGTGTCTGAATGACAAAGAGGAGAGTTAATACCATTGAAAGAAGATGGTATTACTTTCGTTTTCTGAGAGACAGGACTACTGCACCAAGCAGGACCCTGGGGAAGCACTGGGCCCCTTGGAAAGCAGATGCAGGTGTGGGGATCCCAGCCAGAGCCTTTATTGGGGTTTCCATGGGAAAGACAAGGGAAGGCAGGGTGAGCATTGAGGATCAGCTGGGATGAATAAATCTGGGGGTCTGGCCTGTGGGGAGGTCCCTGTGTGTCTGGTCTCAGGTCCTGGGAGATTTAGGGCAGGCAGGGTGGCTGGGGACCATGGGCTCAGGGTGGGTTGGTTTGCATCTGAAAGGCTGTTCCTGGCAGAGGTCTTGGCTATCTCTGAGAACCAGCTCGCCCTGGGCGGGGCTATGTCACCTTGGCCACAAAGCTGATTAAGGTGTGAAAGCATCATGAGACATAGACAACAGAAAACAACTAAAACCACCCACTGACTGCTGcttgtttctgcctgtgcctctccCATTGGACTTGTTCTCTCTCTGTGCTGgtcctgcccacccaccccctgCTCCTCTTTCTATCCCCAGGCCCCGGAAGGGACAGTATTCAGGACCTTATCCTCTTGTTGCCCAGAAGTTACCTGGTGGACACCTGAGGTTCTGGTCTCCCAAACTGCCCTGTCAGTGCAGACATCACACAGTAGAGTTAGGAGCACAGCTCTTCTGTCCCAGTTCAAAGATGCCTACCATGTAATGGTTACTATAAAGCATCTTGATCCTAATCTGTTGGCTCAACTGTAGAACATCTGCTGGTGTGTGGGTGTCCCCTTTtcgattcatggtcagggcacacaggagaagcaaccgtctgcttctccacccctctcccttctctctccctctccctctccctctctctctgtctctatcccaCAACCATGGCTGGAGTTATTTGAggaagttggcccagggtgctgaggatggctcctgccTCAGACGCTTAAAATAGCTCCAAAGAATCGCCCCAGttgagcagagcatcccccctagtGAGCTTGATGAATGGATCACTgttcgggtgcatgtgggagtctgtctctctgcctctcaactctcacttagtttaaaaaaatcttaacatttaattatacataaacattttattaagaagtaaaacatatttattgattttcctaTTTAGTGGCTGTGGGCGTTTCTGGTCCAAATTATGGGATTCTGAGACTGACTGTGGTTAAGCAAATGGTTTTGGCCAAACATGTAATGAATGAGATTAATGAGTTCATTCCTCTCCTCAGGAGGGAAGCACTGACTCTAGATTGAAAATGCACAAAACAGAATCCAAGTTAATTTAGCTCCTGAAAGAATCAGCAAATCCCCCCCTGCTCCCTGAGGACTCGCATCTCTCAGAGTCAGAGTAGGGACCCTGAGGTGCTGGTTTCCCATGGAGAGGTTCTCCTGTGAGATCTGTTTACTGTTTATATACATAAGTGTTATTAGATCTAGTTGACAGAACACTGCTAGTTTCAGGTGTCCATCATCTGATTAGATAAGTTTCCAATTTGCGATTGCTCATCACGCTGTGTCTCTTACCCCTCATCCCCACACACAGTTACACACTTATTTTCTTGTGAGGGGAACTTTTAACAATTTTCTATCTTAACAACGTCCTCCATtagcaaattttaaatatacaacacAGTACTACAACTATATTATTATAGTTACTGGTATTAATACTCAGTATTATGAAcaacagtcaccatgctgtacattacgtCCACatgatttaaatattgtataatgGGAAATTTGCACCTTTGATCACCCTCC
It includes:
- the LOC136399273 gene encoding sialic acid-binding Ig-like lectin 14 isoform X3, with the translated sequence MVPLLLLPLLWGGSLQEQPGYELRVQESVRVQEGLCVQVPCYFSYPRSSWYSSSTLYTYWYQDGDNTGHKILVATNNEVKSVKTEFRNRFFLADPKTNDCSLSIRDARMRDTGTYFFRVEKENYGNYSYKEKKLKLQVTALTDKPDIHIPELLEADRSTQLTCSLPGACEGGSPLTFSWVGDALDSLNPQTLLSSVLTFTPRPQDHGTNLTCQVKCAGSSVITQRTIWLNVFSLKILQTTFSLTILEGEAVRLLCVANSNPPAELSWFRGSPALNATPISSTPTLELPHVGTVEEGEFTCQAQHPLGSQHVSFSLSVQRSPPPHSCVTEEQQGSWPLVLTLIRGALMGAGFLLTYGLTWLYYSRCVGPRRTRPTS
- the LOC136399273 gene encoding sialic acid-binding Ig-like lectin 14 isoform X2, which encodes MVPLLLLPLLWGGSLQEQPGYELRVQESVRVQEGLCVQVPCYFSYPRSSWYSSSTLYTYWYQDGDNTGHKILVATNNEVKSVKTEFRNRFFLADPKTNDCSLSIRDARMRDTGTYFFRVEKENYGNYSYKEKKLKLQVTDKPDIHIPELLEADRSTQLTCSLPGACEGGSPLTFSWVGDALDSLNPQTLLSSVLTFTPRPQDHGTNLTCQVKCAGSSVITQRTIWLNVFYAPRHLTIGISFRNVTALKILQTTFSLTILEGEAVRLLCVANSNPPAELSWFRGSPALNATPISSTPTLELPHVGTVEEGEFTCQAQHPLGSQHVSFSLSVQRSPPPHSCVTEEQQGSWPLVLTLIRGALMGAGFLLTYGLTWLYYSRCVGPRRTRPTS
- the LOC136399273 gene encoding sialic acid-binding Ig-like lectin 14 isoform X1 — encoded protein: MVPLLLLPLLWGGSLQEQPGYELRVQESVRVQEGLCVQVPCYFSYPRSSWYSSSTLYTYWYQDGDNTGHKILVATNNEVKSVKTEFRNRFFLADPKTNDCSLSIRDARMRDTGTYFFRVEKENYGNYSYKEKKLKLQVTALTDKPDIHIPELLEADRSTQLTCSLPGACEGGSPLTFSWVGDALDSLNPQTLLSSVLTFTPRPQDHGTNLTCQVKCAGSSVITQRTIWLNVFYAPRHLTIGISFRNVTALKILQTTFSLTILEGEAVRLLCVANSNPPAELSWFRGSPALNATPISSTPTLELPHVGTVEEGEFTCQAQHPLGSQHVSFSLSVQRSPPPHSCVTEEQQGSWPLVLTLIRGALMGAGFLLTYGLTWLYYSRCVGPRRTRPTS